AAAAGTACATCAGAGGATTGTTCATCTTCATGGGATGTTGTTCGAGAAGTTTTATCCAGACTTTCTAAAATTGGCAAAGAATTTGATATTATTACTTTGCTACAACCCACTTCACCACTGAGAAATTGTGATGATATTAGAGCGGCAATTGAACTTTTTAATACAAAAAATGCTTCTTATGTTACAAGTATATGTGAGGCAGAACATTCCCCTCTTTTGTGCAATACTATTGATGAATCACTTTCCATGAATGGTTTCTTAAATATGGAAAATTTAAAAAGGCGGCAGGAATTACCTTTATATTATAGATTAAATGGAGCAATATACATCATTAAAAAAACGTTTTTGGAATCCGGAGAATTTTTTTATGGATTAAAATCTTTTGCTTATATTATGCCAAATGAAAGATCAATTGATATTGATACAAAATTAGACTTCATTATTGCTGAAAGTGTTTTAAATAGTTGAGTTGATTTCATTTCATTAATGTTTTTTAAAAACTATTATACAGAGCGACTTTATTATATTATTTTTTAAAATTAGATTCGTTTATCCTTTCCTCTATAAATATTTATGAATATATCTAAACTTATGAATAAGAAATCCGATAATATAAATATCTAAAATTAATATTTTTCACCATTTAAAATAATTTTTATTAGTAATCGAATGGAGGTTTTTCGATGTCAATCAATCCAGCTTCACTAAATAGGATTACTGGTCTTGCTTCTGGTATGGATACTGATTCTTTGGTTAAAAAATTAATGGCTGGTGAACAGGCTAAACTTGATCAGCTAAATCAAAAATTGCAAAAAGATACCTGGCAGAGCGATGCATATCGCCAATGGAACACAGATTTAGTTTCTTTCCAATCTAGCACATTATTTAATATGAAAATGTCATCTACCTATAATACATTTAATGTGAGTGCAAGTGATCCAAACTCGGTTTCAGGTAGTGCGGGCGGAGGTGCTTTCGCAGGTACGTATAATATTCAAGTTAAACAATTAGCTAAGTCAGCAACCTTTACTAGTAATAAGGTTGCTTTGAATACAACACAACCTCTTTCAAACCAAGGGTCACTAAGTGTAACAAATTCATCAACTATAACGATTTCAGTTATGAATGGAACAACATCAAGTCCATTGTCTGCGAAAATTACGATAGATCCAACGAAAACTATTAATGATGTTGTTAATAGCATTAATTCTGCTGTGGATAGTACGACAGGGCAAAGTCTTGGTGTACAGGCAATTTATGATTCCAATCTTCAGCAATTTGTTTTGAAAACAAATGCTACCGGGGCTGCTACTAAAATCAATTTAACTGGAACTGATCCTTCTTTTTTAAGCAATACTTTAGGGTTGGGTTCGAACAATACTTTATCAGGAACAACTAATAGTTCTACAACTATTACAAGTGGTTCAAATGACAGCCTGACTATTGATCTTGGCAATGGAACATCTTCCAATATAACTTTAAAGGCGGGTACTTACAATACGCCTCAGGATTTAGTAAATGAAATTAACAACGAAATTGCGGGTAATTCCACGCTTGCAACGAAGGTTAGTGCGTCTATAGATTCAAATGGAAACTTAACTTTTACATCTTCTGCAACTGGATCACAAAGCCCACTAAATGTTAGCGGAACAGCTTCAAGTACCATATGGTCTGCCACACCAACTAGTTCATTAACAGCAAATGGACAAAATGCCGACATCATCTTTAATGGAAGTGAAATTAACACCCTGTCATCAAATACGGCTTCGATTATGGGGATTAACTGGACATTTAAAACCCCTACAGTCGATTCCGGCGGCAATTTGACAACCAATACGGTAAATGTTTCTCAAGATATTGACACAGAAGTGAAAAATATTACGGATTTTATCAGCAAGTATAACGACATTTTGGATAAATTAAACACTGCCTATAGTGAGCCTGTTTACAAAGATTATCAGCCGCTCACTGATGCTCAGAAAAGTTCCATGACAGATACTCAAGTTCAACAATGGGAAACAAAAGCAAAAAGCGGTTTATTGCATAATGATAGTATATTGAATACGCTTATAAATAGTATGAGAAATGATATGACGTCAGTTGTTAATAATGGAAGTACCTATAACTCATTAGCTTCAATTGGCATTTCTTCATCTAGTTACCTTGATAAAGGCAAATTGTATATTGATCAAGATAAGCTAAGAACGGCTTTGCAAAATGATCCTAATGCAGTTACAAAGCTGTTTTCCAATTTAGATACAACTGACTCATCAAAAAATGGTTTAATGAACAAACTAAACGATGACATTTCTTCGGCTGTCACCAGTCTAACAGATAAAGCTGGAAGTACTGGGAATTCCTATTATGATCAAAGCACCCTCGGTAAAATGATGACGAGCTTGCAAAGTCAAATTTCTACGGAAAACGATAGCTTTAATACAAAAGAAAACCAATATTATACACAGTTTTCAGCAATGGAACAGGCGATGCAAAAATATACTTCACAAAGTTCTTGGCTGACATCACAATTAGGTGCTGCCAGCGCCGGATGATGAGAATATTTACGATGTAACGGCTTTTTTAAAATAACTTAGTAAGGAACATTGGGCTATGACCAAATTTCATGAAGAGAAAAAAAGACTTCTACTGGACTTGAAACAAGAAACTTTACATCAATTGGAAGCTGTTAAAGCAGAAGACCCCGAAAAGTTTTTAAAAAGCACGGATCTATGCAACAAACATATTGGTTCGTATAATGCGCTTGAAATACATTCCGGAGAATCAACTGGCCCTTTGGCAGAAGAGCTAACGCAAATTCTTATCGAAATATCGAGAATCCGTGAGGAAATTTCCGGTTTGGCTTCACCTCTATATGAAAAATTAAGAAAAAAATCATTTACTGAAAAAAAAATAAATAAAGCAAAACACCAATATAAAAATGACGAACTACCATTACCAAGTGTTTTTATGGATAAAAAAATCTAATCAATCAAAAACCAGTTCTACTTTTGAGCTGGTTTTTGATTTTTCCAGAAAAAATTAGAAATCAGGTAAAAAAGTACTAAACAATTTTAAATTTGATCCGATAGTATAGGTATATATATCCTAAAGGGGGAGGTTCTGGACATGTTAGATAAAATCTCTATTTCTAATACTCCTATTAATGATTCTCAAGTAAATCAAGTTAATCCAGTAAATAGCGCTCCAAAAGTTAAAGACGACTCACCGAATCAACAAGACCAGCCGCAGCAATCGTTATCTAAGGAAAAGACAGAGAAAATTATCAAGAATATGAATGACTTTTTAAAAGATTCAAACACACAATTAGTCTACAAATATCACGATGAATTGAAAGAATACTATGTTGCCATTGTAGATGAGAACACCAATCAAGTAGTTCAGGAAATACCATCAAAGAAGCTGCTCGATATCTATGCAGCCATGAAGGAATATCTTGGGATACTTGTTGATAAAAAGGTTTAATCGGCTGCTTACGCAGCCATTTTGTACATAGTAAATCATATGAAAGCGGAGGTGTAAGTCATGGAACAGGCTAAACAAAAGTTCAAATGGAATCGGGTAAATCACAAGCTGGTAGCTGGAATGACAGCGGTTGCGATTATACCAACGATCACCATAGCCATCATATCGAATGTGGTAACCCAAAATATTATTGACAAACAAACAACTCAAAATAACTTA
Above is a genomic segment from Neobacillus endophyticus containing:
- a CDS encoding acylneuraminate cytidylyltransferase family protein gives rise to the protein MNGKRNIAIIPARSGSKGLKDKNILELKGKPLIAYTIEAAINSGCFDMVMVSTDSEKYAEISRKYGAEVPFLRSKSTSEDCSSSWDVVREVLSRLSKIGKEFDIITLLQPTSPLRNCDDIRAAIELFNTKNASYVTSICEAEHSPLLCNTIDESLSMNGFLNMENLKRRQELPLYYRLNGAIYIIKKTFLESGEFFYGLKSFAYIMPNERSIDIDTKLDFIIAESVLNS
- the fliD gene encoding flagellar filament capping protein FliD; amino-acid sequence: MSINPASLNRITGLASGMDTDSLVKKLMAGEQAKLDQLNQKLQKDTWQSDAYRQWNTDLVSFQSSTLFNMKMSSTYNTFNVSASDPNSVSGSAGGGAFAGTYNIQVKQLAKSATFTSNKVALNTTQPLSNQGSLSVTNSSTITISVMNGTTSSPLSAKITIDPTKTINDVVNSINSAVDSTTGQSLGVQAIYDSNLQQFVLKTNATGAATKINLTGTDPSFLSNTLGLGSNNTLSGTTNSSTTITSGSNDSLTIDLGNGTSSNITLKAGTYNTPQDLVNEINNEIAGNSTLATKVSASIDSNGNLTFTSSATGSQSPLNVSGTASSTIWSATPTSSLTANGQNADIIFNGSEINTLSSNTASIMGINWTFKTPTVDSGGNLTTNTVNVSQDIDTEVKNITDFISKYNDILDKLNTAYSEPVYKDYQPLTDAQKSSMTDTQVQQWETKAKSGLLHNDSILNTLINSMRNDMTSVVNNGSTYNSLASIGISSSSYLDKGKLYIDQDKLRTALQNDPNAVTKLFSNLDTTDSSKNGLMNKLNDDISSAVTSLTDKAGSTGNSYYDQSTLGKMMTSLQSQISTENDSFNTKENQYYTQFSAMEQAMQKYTSQSSWLTSQLGAASAG
- the flaG gene encoding flagellar protein FlaG; amino-acid sequence: MLDKISISNTPINDSQVNQVNPVNSAPKVKDDSPNQQDQPQQSLSKEKTEKIIKNMNDFLKDSNTQLVYKYHDELKEYYVAIVDENTNQVVQEIPSKKLLDIYAAMKEYLGILVDKKV